The following coding sequences are from one Hippopotamus amphibius kiboko isolate mHipAmp2 chromosome 9, mHipAmp2.hap2, whole genome shotgun sequence window:
- the MMP1 gene encoding interstitial collagenase: protein MPSLPLLLLLLLWGAGSHGFPAATSETHEQDVETVQKYLENYYDLKSDGEQVERKRSSGSAVEKLKQMQKFFGLKVTGKPDVETLNVMKQPRCGVPDVAQFVLTQGNPRWEDTNLTYRIENYTPDLSRADVEHAIEKAFQLWSNVSPLTFTKVSEGQADIMISFVRGDHRDNSPFDGPGGNLAHAFQPGPGIGGDAHFDEDERWTSNFRNYNLYRVAAHELGHSLGLSHSMDIGALMYPNYIFSGDVQLSQDDIDGIQAIYGPSQNPTQPIGPQTPQVCDSKLTFDAITTIRGEMMFFKDRFYMRTNSFYPEVELNFISVFWPQLPNGLQAAYEVADRDEVRFFKGNKYWVVKGQDVLYGYPKDIYRSFGFPRTVKNIDAAVSEEDTGKTYFFVANECWRYDEYKRSMDAGYPKMIAEDFPGIGSKVDAVFQKDGFFYFFHGTRQYKFDPKTKRILTLQKANSWFNCRRN, encoded by the exons ATGCCCAGcctgcctctgctgctgctgctgctgctctggggcGCGGGGTCTCACGGCTTCCCAGCAGCGACTTCAGAAACACACGAGCAAGATGTGGAGACAGTGCAG AAATACCTGGAAAACTACTACGACCTGAAGAGTGACGGGGAGCAAGttgaaaggaagagaagcagtGGCTCAGCAGTTGAAAAACTAAAGCAAATGCAAAAATTCTTTGGGCTGAAAGTGACTGGGAAACCAGATGTTGAAACCCTCAATGTGATGAAGCAGCCCAGGTGTGGAGTGCCCGATGTGGCTCAGTTTGTTCTCACTCAGGGGAACCCTCGGTGGGAGGACACAAACCTGACTTACAG GATTGAAAATTACACACCAGATCTGTCAAGAGCAGATGTGGAGCATGCCATTGAGAAAGCCTTTCAACTCTGGAGCAATGTCTCACCCTTGACCTTCACAAAGGTCTCTGAGGGTCAAGCTGACATAATGATCTCCTTCGTCAGGGGAG ATCATCGTGACAATTCTCCCTTTGATGGACCTGGTGGAAACCTCGCTCATGCTTTTCAACCAGGCCCAGGCATCGGAGGGGACGCTCATTTTGATGAAGATGAAAGGTGGACCAGCAATTTCAGAA ATTATAACTTGTATCGCGTGGCAGCTCATGAACTGGGCCATTCCCTTGGACTCTCTCATTCTATGGACATTGGGGCTTTGATGTACCCCAACTACATCTTCAGTGGTGATGTTCAGCTCTCTCAGGATGACATCGATGGGATCCAGGCCATCTATG GACCTTCCCAAAATCCCACTCAGCCGATTGGCCCACAAACCCCACAAGTGTGTGATAGTAAGCTAACTTTTGATGCTATAACTACAATTCGGGGAGAAATGATGTTCTTTAAAGACAG GTTCTACATGCGCACAAATTCCTTCTACCCAGAGGTTGAGctcaatttcatttctgttttctggcCACAACTGCCAAATGGACTTCAAGCTGCTTATGAGGTTGCCGATAGAGATGAAGTCCGGTTTTTCAAAG GTAACAAGTACTGGGTTGTCAAGGGGCAAGATGTGTTATACGGATACCCCAAGGACATCTACAGATCCTTTGGCTTCCCGAGAACTGTGAAGAATATTGATGCTGCTGTTTCTGAGGAAGATACTGGGAAAACATACTTCTTTGTTGCTAACGAATGCTGGAG GTATGATGAATATAAACGATCCATGGATGCGGGTTATCCCAAAATGATAGCAGAAGACTTTCCTGGAATTGGCAGCAAAGTTGATGCTGTTTTCCAGAAAGATG gatttttctatttcttccatggAACAAGGCAATACAAATTTGATCccaaaactaagagaattttgACTCTCCAAAAAGCTAATAGCTGGTTCAACTGCAGAAGAAATTGA